The following proteins are co-located in the Castanea sativa cultivar Marrone di Chiusa Pesio chromosome 8, ASM4071231v1 genome:
- the LOC142606226 gene encoding putative disease resistance RPP13-like protein 1: MASQEVVDFIRGRKVPDTLLKKLKTTCLALHTVLNDAEEKEFTILQIKEWLDELKDACQLEAKSKVRNCITCTFTCSEQKLKSKIEEVLVRLDVLARQMDLIGLRERVGLGGKPLPRIRSPTTSLVKETRIIGRDDIKEPIVNLLLSNDAKGNEHLCVIPIAGMGGIGKTTLAQLIYNDQRITEHISISFWVCVSEEFDVVRITKSILEAVTSQKCDTTDFMIQTRLKKGLMGKKFLLVLDDVWNENYGDWELLKNPFKYGTLGSKIIVTTRNEDCWCLFTNHAFENGNYNAYPELDKIGRKIIKKCDGLPLTAKALGALLHRKLDEEEWYKILNSKIWSLPNDGVIFFQL; encoded by the exons ATGGCATCACAGGAGGTCGTTGACTTCATCCGGGGAAGAAAAGTCCCCGATACACTGCTGAAGAAGTTGAAGACAACGTGTCTTGCCCTTCATACAGTGCTCAATGACGCAGAGGAAAAGGAATTCACAATCCTACAGATCAAAGAGTGGCTTGATGAGCTTAAAGATGCT TGCCAGTTGGAAGCTAAGAGCAAGGTAAGGAATTGCATCACTTGTACATTTACTTGTTCTGAACAAAAACTGAAATCAAAGATAGAAGAAGTCCTTGTCAGGCTAGATGTTTTAGCAAGGCAAATGGATCTTATAGGTCTGAGAGAACGTGTTGGACTCGGAGGGAAGCCTTTACCAAGAATAAGATCGCCCACCACTTCTCTGGTAAAAGAAACTAGAATTATTGGTAGGGATGATATTAAAGAGCCCATAGTCAACTTGCTGCTCTCAAATGATGCAAAAGGCAATGAACACCTGTGTGTGATTCCCATTGCGGGCATGGGTGGGATTGGCAAGACTACCCTTGCTCAGCTTATTTACAACGACCAAAGAATCACCGAACATATTAGCATTAGTTTTTGGGTTTGCGTTTCAGAAGAATTTGATGTGGTTAGGATCACAAAATCAATTCTTGAGGCTGTCACTTCACAGAAATGTGACACTACAGACTTTATGATCCAAACTAGATTGAAGAAGGGTTTGATGGGAAAGAAATTTTTGCTAGTTCTTGATGATGTATGGAATGAAAATTATGGCGACTGGGAGCTCTTGAAGAATCCCTTTAAATACGGAACATTGGGAAGTAAAATTATTGTGACAACACGCAATGAAGATTGTTGGTGTTTATTCACAAATCATGCCTTTGAAAATGGAAACTATAATGCATATCCAGAATTAGATAAAATtggtagaaaaataattaagaagTGTGATGGCCTACCATTAACAGCAAAAGCACTTGGTGCTCTGTTGCACCGTAAACTAGATGAAGAGGAATggtataaaattttgaacagcAAAATTTGGAGTTTGCCTAATGATGGGGTGATATTCTTCCAGCTATAA